One part of the Hyphomicrobiales bacterium genome encodes these proteins:
- a CDS encoding HlyC/CorC family transporter — MTAPSNPQSQTARAASSDAPWVNRLFGWLKPATNGTDLRTDLEDALEEDQGIGHDFSPEERLMLRNILRLRETRTEDVMVPRADIVAIDQLVPLGQVLENLRSSGHSRMPVFDGSLDHPVGMVHIKDVVSYLIDRARNEDTSPRNRARARKAAVEQGSGKATETAQAAGFDLRKIDLDTNLKDAGIARPLLFVPASMSATDLMAQMQANRVQMALVIDEYGGTDGLISLEDLIETVVGDIEDEHDDEVAPHFDAIGDGGYVADARVPIEDVQKVFGDLFEIDEDDADEIDTLGGLVFTALGRIPVRGELIDTVEGLDIEVTDADPRRIKRLKVYPAGLRRRDPRAPRRASRPATQLDGDQADRAASGQDNEPFDQATGT; from the coding sequence TCGGACGCCCCCTGGGTGAACCGATTGTTTGGCTGGCTGAAACCGGCCACGAACGGCACGGATCTGCGCACCGACCTTGAAGACGCGCTGGAGGAAGACCAAGGCATTGGTCATGATTTCTCTCCCGAAGAACGGTTGATGCTGCGCAACATTTTGCGCCTGCGCGAAACGCGCACCGAAGACGTGATGGTGCCGCGCGCTGATATCGTCGCCATCGATCAATTGGTTCCGCTTGGTCAGGTGCTGGAAAACCTGCGCAGTTCCGGCCATTCGCGCATGCCGGTTTTTGATGGTTCGCTCGATCACCCGGTCGGCATGGTCCACATCAAAGACGTCGTGTCCTATCTGATTGACCGGGCGCGCAACGAGGACACCTCGCCGCGCAATCGCGCGCGGGCGCGCAAAGCCGCGGTCGAGCAGGGCAGTGGCAAGGCGACAGAGACCGCGCAGGCTGCGGGTTTTGATCTGCGCAAGATCGATCTTGATACCAATTTGAAAGATGCCGGAATCGCTCGCCCGCTCTTGTTCGTGCCGGCCTCTATGTCGGCGACCGATCTGATGGCGCAGATGCAGGCGAACCGCGTCCAGATGGCGCTGGTGATCGATGAATATGGCGGCACCGATGGCCTCATCAGCCTGGAAGATCTGATTGAAACCGTCGTGGGCGATATCGAGGACGAGCACGATGATGAGGTCGCGCCGCATTTCGATGCGATCGGCGATGGCGGTTATGTGGCCGATGCGCGTGTTCCCATCGAAGACGTTCAGAAGGTTTTCGGCGATCTTTTCGAGATCGACGAGGATGATGCTGATGAGATCGATACGTTGGGTGGTCTGGTGTTTACGGCGCTCGGTCGCATTCCGGTGCGTGGCGAGTTGATCGATACGGTCGAAGGGCTCGACATCGAGGTGACGGATGCCGATCCGCGCCGCATCAAACGCCTAAAGGTCTATCCGGCAGGCCTGCGCCGCCGCGACCCACGCGCACCGCGACGCGCCAGCCGTCCAGCGACGCAGCTTGATGGTGACCAGGCCGATCGTGCAGCGAGTGGCCAAGACAACGAGCCGTTCGATCAAGCAACAGGGACCTAA
- the lnt gene encoding apolipoprotein N-acyltransferase → MLSGVHAIADGLVLMHGWRRLAAAFFAGAVSVLAMPPLFIAPVLWLTLPALVLLLDGADADPAPAKNSRWISRLIGPSFAVGWWFGFGFFLAGLYWIGEALLVDAAAHGWLIPFALTLIPGGLALFIALPCAIAGRFWSTGFSRVGMLACLLAVFEALRGVLFTGFPWNGFHSALGLHDGLLQGLSLTGPLAASLLVLLVAMVPTGLWPRDVVGRGSRVAALACVFALIVWASYGALRLAGTSPEMVPDVAMRIVQPNIAQDEKWDPTLREAHVATLLELTTRQTGAEQLGVLGVSHVVWPESAFPFLLTQRPDVLAAIGQTLPLGVNLLSGAIRAEPRGSDARVFYNSVYALNDRGEIVDAYDKVRLVPFGEQLPFADLIDRIGLRPLVSAPAGFVAGSGADTLRSTNGLAGLALVCYEAIFTGFVREGVQTNQPDYLLNVTNDAWFGSSAGPHQHFFQARLRSVETGLPLVRAANTGISAMVDPYGRVTNALGINEQGVIDVALPEALPTTFFVRLGNTPFWLILAMILASSYYYQGKQKPVLA, encoded by the coding sequence ATGCTGAGCGGTGTGCACGCCATCGCGGACGGCCTGGTTCTGATGCATGGATGGCGCAGGCTGGCCGCGGCGTTTTTTGCCGGTGCCGTGAGCGTGCTGGCGATGCCACCGCTGTTTATTGCCCCGGTCCTTTGGCTCACGCTGCCCGCTCTTGTGCTGTTGCTTGATGGCGCCGATGCAGATCCAGCGCCCGCGAAAAACAGCCGCTGGATATCCCGCCTCATCGGGCCCTCGTTTGCCGTCGGCTGGTGGTTCGGCTTCGGGTTTTTTCTGGCAGGGCTTTATTGGATTGGCGAAGCGCTTCTGGTGGATGCTGCTGCCCATGGCTGGCTCATCCCCTTCGCACTGACATTGATCCCCGGCGGCCTGGCGCTTTTTATCGCGCTGCCTTGCGCGATCGCCGGGCGGTTTTGGAGCACCGGCTTTTCCCGAGTCGGCATGCTCGCCTGCCTACTGGCAGTCTTTGAAGCCTTGCGCGGCGTGCTATTCACCGGGTTCCCCTGGAATGGCTTCCACAGCGCGCTCGGCCTGCACGACGGTTTGCTGCAAGGCCTGTCTTTGACCGGCCCGCTGGCGGCGAGCCTCCTGGTGTTGCTCGTAGCAATGGTGCCAACAGGACTTTGGCCACGCGACGTGGTCGGACGTGGCTCGCGTGTCGCAGCGCTCGCTTGCGTCTTCGCCTTGATCGTGTGGGCAAGTTACGGCGCGCTGCGGCTAGCTGGAACATCACCAGAGATGGTTCCCGATGTTGCGATGCGGATCGTCCAGCCCAACATTGCCCAAGACGAGAAATGGGACCCCACCCTTCGCGAGGCCCATGTCGCGACGCTGCTTGAGCTGACCACGCGACAGACGGGCGCTGAACAATTGGGTGTTTTGGGTGTCAGCCATGTTGTTTGGCCGGAATCCGCGTTCCCTTTCCTGCTGACGCAACGCCCTGACGTGTTGGCGGCCATCGGCCAGACCTTACCTCTCGGGGTCAATCTGCTGTCAGGCGCCATCCGCGCCGAGCCGCGGGGAAGCGATGCTCGGGTTTTCTACAATTCGGTCTACGCGCTCAACGATCGCGGCGAGATCGTCGATGCCTATGACAAGGTGCGCTTGGTGCCGTTTGGTGAGCAGCTTCCGTTCGCCGATCTCATCGACCGAATCGGGCTGCGCCCATTGGTGTCAGCTCCCGCCGGTTTTGTGGCCGGTTCTGGCGCGGACACATTGCGGTCGACTAATGGTTTAGCTGGCTTAGCGCTCGTTTGTTACGAAGCGATCTTCACCGGATTTGTGCGTGAGGGCGTGCAAACGAATCAGCCCGACTATCTGCTCAACGTCACAAATGATGCCTGGTTCGGGTCTAGCGCCGGTCCGCACCAACATTTTTTTCAGGCGCGTCTGCGATCAGTGGAAACCGGCTTACCACTTGTACGCGCGGCCAACACCGGCATCAGCGCAATGGTTGATCCTTACGGTCGTGTCACTAATGCACTGGGTATCAACGAACAGGGCGTCATTGACGTTGCGCTCCCAGAAGCTTTGCCGACAACTTTTTTTGTCCGCTTGGGAAATACGCCGTTTTGGCTTATACTCGCTATGATTTTAGCATCTTCTTATTACTACCAGGGGAAGCAAAAACCGGTTTTAGCTTGA
- a CDS encoding helix-turn-helix domain-containing protein: MANKRAPNPVDVHVGTRLRMRRMMLSVSQEKLGEALGVSFQQIQKYEKGTNRIGAGRLRDIANELKVPISYFYDDLPGEQPALGFAEGGVSYVSELLTSSDGVELTRAFLRVKDPAIRRRIVELVKSIAGQDESNGAPVQKPASNG; encoded by the coding sequence ATGGCTAACAAACGAGCGCCTAACCCAGTTGATGTCCATGTTGGTACCCGACTGCGCATGCGTCGCATGATGCTTTCGGTGAGCCAGGAAAAACTTGGCGAGGCGCTCGGCGTTTCGTTCCAACAAATCCAGAAATACGAAAAAGGAACGAATCGTATTGGCGCCGGTCGCCTGCGCGACATCGCCAACGAGCTGAAAGTTCCGATCTCTTATTTCTATGACGATCTGCCCGGTGAACAACCGGCCCTCGGCTTTGCCGAAGGCGGCGTCAGCTATGTTTCGGAACTGCTGACATCATCAGATGGTGTGGAGCTGACCCGGGCTTTTCTCCGCGTGAAGGACCCAGCCATTCGCCGCCGTATCGTTGAACTTGTGAAATCGATCGCCGGCCAGGATGAGTCCAACGGAGCGCCTGTCCAAAAGCCGGCATCCAACGGCTAA
- a CDS encoding methionine adenosyltransferase, which yields MARSSYLFTSESVSEGHPDKVCDRISDEIVDLYFRTALTEGMDPWQVRVAAETLTTTNRVVIAGETRGPASIGRELVEEVARAAIKDIGYEQDGFHWNMANVEVLLHGQSAHIAQGVDAAGNKDEGAGDQGIMFGYACRETPDLMPAPIYYAHKILERLAQARKSGEAAVLGPDSKSQVTLAYENGMPVRATSIVVSTQHLDAAMTSADVQAVVEPYVREVLPDGWVTDETVWHVNPTGAFVIGGPDGDCGLTGRKIIVDTYGGAAAHGGGAFSGKDPTKVDRSAAYAARYLAKNVVAADLAEWAQIQLSYAIGVAQPLSIYIDTGGTANVDEAKLEAALGEVMDLSPRGIRAHLDLNKPIFARTAAYGHFGRDTDADGGFSWEKLDLVDDLKAAVAG from the coding sequence ATGGCGCGCTCCTCCTATCTCTTCACCAGCGAATCGGTTTCTGAAGGCCATCCCGACAAGGTTTGTGACCGGATTTCCGACGAAATCGTCGATCTCTATTTCCGTACCGCGCTGACTGAGGGCATGGACCCCTGGCAGGTTCGCGTGGCTGCCGAGACGCTGACCACAACCAACCGCGTTGTGATTGCTGGTGAAACGCGTGGTCCGGCCTCGATCGGCCGGGAGCTGGTTGAAGAGGTTGCGCGCGCAGCGATCAAAGACATTGGCTATGAGCAGGATGGGTTCCACTGGAACATGGCCAATGTCGAAGTGCTGTTGCACGGCCAATCTGCCCATATCGCGCAGGGTGTCGATGCGGCGGGCAATAAGGATGAGGGCGCCGGCGACCAAGGCATCATGTTCGGTTATGCCTGCCGCGAGACGCCCGATTTGATGCCGGCGCCGATTTATTACGCCCACAAGATCTTGGAGCGGCTGGCGCAGGCGCGCAAATCCGGCGAGGCTGCCGTGCTTGGTCCAGATTCCAAGAGCCAGGTCACGCTCGCCTATGAAAACGGCATGCCGGTGCGGGCAACATCGATTGTTGTCTCCACCCAGCATTTGGACGCGGCCATGACGTCGGCCGATGTGCAGGCCGTGGTCGAGCCCTATGTGCGCGAAGTCCTGCCAGACGGATGGGTTACCGACGAAACAGTGTGGCACGTGAACCCGACCGGTGCGTTCGTGATCGGTGGGCCGGACGGCGATTGCGGCCTGACGGGTCGAAAGATCATTGTTGATACCTACGGCGGCGCGGCGGCCCATGGCGGCGGAGCGTTTTCGGGCAAGGATCCCACCAAAGTTGACCGCTCGGCAGCCTATGCGGCGCGCTATCTGGCGAAAAACGTGGTGGCTGCCGATTTGGCCGAATGGGCGCAGATCCAGCTTTCCTATGCGATTGGTGTAGCCCAACCTTTGTCGATCTACATCGACACCGGCGGCACAGCGAACGTCGATGAAGCCAAGCTCGAAGCCGCGCTCGGCGAGGTGATGGACCTCTCCCCACGCGGTATCCGCGCCCATCTTGATCTCAACAAGCCGATTTTCGCGCGCACCGCCGCTTATGGCCACTTTGGCCGCGATACCGACGCCGATGGTGGTTTCTCCTGGGAAAAACTCGATCTTGTCGATGATCTCAAGGCGGCCGTTGCCGGTTAA
- the trmB gene encoding tRNA (guanosine(46)-N7)-methyltransferase TrmB: protein MISRRPLPVKDDPSKERSRGLLYGRRKGKTLRDARAKAYEEGLARHALDLSKPCTAWESLFDAPVSRLALEIGFGGGEHLLHQLDQQPVTGFIGCEPFVNGMARLLDDAQRHEGRDRLRVHEGDAREVIAWLPDACLDLVYLLYPDPWPKLKHEKRRFMGLDTLDLLHPKMKPGAELRVASDIDVYKATTIKAGNAHPGFERSDRNTAEPWEDWTRTRYEAKAIREGRTPAYFSFFAKVLPQ, encoded by the coding sequence ATGATCTCAAGGCGGCCGTTGCCGGTTAAGGACGATCCTTCCAAGGAACGCTCGCGCGGTCTTCTCTACGGCCGGCGCAAGGGCAAGACGCTGCGTGATGCCAGGGCCAAAGCCTATGAGGAGGGCCTGGCGCGTCACGCGCTCGACCTTTCCAAGCCCTGCACCGCCTGGGAGAGCCTGTTTGACGCGCCGGTCAGCAGACTGGCGCTTGAGATCGGCTTTGGCGGCGGCGAGCATCTGCTGCACCAGTTGGACCAACAACCAGTGACGGGCTTCATTGGCTGCGAGCCCTTCGTCAATGGCATGGCGCGGCTGCTCGATGACGCGCAACGCCATGAGGGGCGCGACCGCCTGCGCGTCCATGAAGGCGATGCGCGTGAGGTGATCGCCTGGCTTCCCGATGCCTGCCTTGATCTTGTTTACCTGCTCTATCCCGATCCCTGGCCGAAACTGAAACACGAAAAGCGCCGCTTCATGGGCCTTGATACGCTCGATCTTCTACACCCGAAGATGAAGCCTGGCGCAGAGCTGCGCGTCGCCAGCGATATCGATGTCTATAAAGCGACGACGATCAAGGCCGGAAATGCGCATCCCGGGTTTGAGCGGTCGGACCGGAATACAGCTGAGCCCTGGGAGGATTGGACGCGCACGCGGTATGAGGCCAAGGCCATTCGGGAAGGGCGAACCCCGGCTTACTTCTCATTTTTTGCCAAAGTGTTGCCGCAATAA
- the rimP gene encoding ribosome maturation factor RimP, producing MTAPEIDTSNDANTARVVRETGLAARVAAIVEPAIEGLGYRLVRVKISGQNGCTVQIMAERPDGTFTIEDCEAVSRDVSPVLDVDDPVKTAYHLEVSSPGIDRPLVRPIDFVRAVGHDAKIELSRPIDTGTGENRRRYRGLIHAALDETVEITIDATGGALTVALPYDAIEDARLVMTDALIEAAQKAQDAAAADTNDNDSNNDENNTGNHA from the coding sequence ATGACCGCACCGGAAATCGACACCAGCAACGATGCCAACACCGCGCGTGTTGTACGTGAGACTGGTCTTGCTGCGCGCGTTGCCGCGATTGTCGAGCCGGCGATTGAAGGGCTGGGCTACCGCTTGGTGCGCGTGAAGATCTCCGGACAAAACGGCTGCACGGTTCAGATCATGGCGGAGCGACCCGACGGCACCTTCACGATCGAGGATTGTGAAGCGGTGAGCCGCGATGTTTCACCGGTGCTCGACGTCGATGATCCGGTGAAGACCGCCTATCATCTAGAAGTGTCCTCGCCCGGTATAGACCGGCCCCTGGTTCGGCCGATCGATTTTGTGCGTGCGGTCGGTCACGATGCGAAAATTGAACTTTCACGACCCATCGACACCGGAACCGGCGAGAACCGCCGGCGCTATCGCGGCCTTATCCATGCCGCTCTCGATGAGACCGTAGAAATCACCATCGATGCAACCGGCGGCGCACTGACCGTTGCGCTGCCCTATGACGCCATCGAAGACGCCCGTTTGGTGATGACCGATGCTTTGATCGAGGCTGCTCAGAAGGCGCAAGACGCTGCGGCCGCCGACACCAATGACAATGACAGCAACAATGACGAGAACAACACCGGCAACCACGCCTAA
- the nusA gene encoding transcription termination/antitermination protein NusA, which produces MAVSANRLELLQIADAVAREKSIDREIVISAMEDAMAKAARARYGSETDIRATINPKTGELKLQRLIHVVEEVENPDAQMTVADAKHTLPDAEVGSVISEVLPPLDFGRIAAQSAKQVIVQKVREAERDRQFEEFKDRIGEIVNGTVKRVEYGNVIVDLGRGEAMLRRDELIPREIFKYGDRVRAYVLDVRREQRGPQIFLSRTHPMFMVKLFTMEVPEIYDGVIEIKRVARDPGSRAKIGVISNDSSIDPVGACVGMRGSRVQAVVQELQGERIDIIPWSPDEATFLVNALQPAEVAKVVLDEDTRRIEVVVPEDQLSLAIGRRGQNVRLASQLTGWDIDIMTEDEESNRRQKEFAERSDLFVNALNVDEVVGQLLASEGFATMEEIAYVERDEIATIEGFDDETADELQARAREYLDELEAKADAERRELGVEDTLRQIDGLTTPMLVALGKDEVKTIEDFAGCATDDLVGWNERKDGEVVRFPGALSDFDVSKTDAEAMIMQARVAAGWITAEELMAQNAEDVEGETANEATEEEGAPA; this is translated from the coding sequence ATGGCCGTCAGTGCTAACCGACTGGAATTGTTGCAGATCGCCGATGCGGTCGCGCGCGAAAAGTCGATTGACCGTGAGATCGTGATTTCCGCCATGGAAGACGCGATGGCGAAGGCCGCCCGCGCCCGCTATGGCTCGGAAACAGATATCCGCGCGACGATCAACCCGAAAACCGGTGAGTTGAAGCTGCAGCGCCTCATCCATGTGGTCGAAGAGGTGGAAAATCCCGACGCTCAGATGACCGTTGCCGATGCTAAGCACACGCTGCCCGACGCCGAAGTCGGATCGGTGATCTCCGAAGTGCTGCCACCGCTCGATTTTGGCCGCATCGCCGCGCAGTCGGCCAAGCAGGTTATTGTGCAGAAAGTGCGCGAAGCTGAACGCGATCGTCAGTTCGAAGAGTTCAAGGATCGCATCGGCGAGATCGTCAACGGAACGGTCAAGCGCGTTGAATATGGTAATGTGATTGTCGATCTTGGTCGTGGTGAAGCGATGCTGCGCCGCGATGAGCTGATCCCGCGTGAAATCTTCAAATATGGCGACCGCGTGCGGGCCTATGTGCTCGATGTGCGTCGCGAACAGCGCGGCCCGCAAATTTTCCTCTCACGCACGCACCCCATGTTCATGGTGAAGCTGTTCACCATGGAAGTGCCGGAAATCTACGACGGCGTCATCGAAATCAAACGCGTTGCCCGCGATCCGGGTTCGCGCGCCAAGATTGGCGTGATTTCAAACGACAGCTCCATTGATCCAGTGGGCGCCTGTGTTGGTATGCGCGGTTCGCGCGTCCAGGCCGTGGTGCAGGAACTTCAGGGCGAGCGCATCGACATCATTCCTTGGTCACCCGATGAGGCGACCTTCCTCGTCAATGCGTTGCAGCCGGCCGAAGTTGCTAAAGTTGTGCTCGATGAAGACACGCGGCGTATTGAAGTTGTGGTGCCGGAGGACCAACTGTCCCTTGCGATCGGTCGCCGCGGACAGAATGTGCGCTTGGCCTCTCAGCTGACCGGTTGGGATATCGACATCATGACCGAGGATGAAGAATCCAACCGTCGCCAGAAAGAGTTCGCCGAACGGTCCGATCTGTTCGTCAACGCACTCAATGTCGATGAAGTGGTTGGCCAGCTGTTGGCGTCCGAAGGCTTCGCGACCATGGAAGAGATTGCCTATGTGGAACGCGATGAAATCGCGACCATTGAAGGTTTTGACGATGAAACCGCCGACGAACTTCAAGCCCGCGCACGCGAGTATCTTGACGAGTTGGAAGCCAAAGCCGATGCGGAGCGTCGCGAACTTGGCGTGGAAGACACGCTGCGTCAGATCGACGGACTGACGACGCCGATGCTAGTGGCCCTTGGCAAGGATGAGGTGAAGACCATCGAGGACTTTGCCGGCTGTGCAACGGACGACCTGGTTGGTTGGAACGAGCGCAAGGATGGCGAAGTGGTTCGCTTCCCCGGCGCTCTTTCGGATTTCGACGTTTCGAAGACCGATGCCGAAGCGATGATCATGCAGGCGCGCGTTGCTGCCGGTTGGATCACAGCTGAAGAACTGATGGCGCAAAACGCCGAAGACGTCGAAGGCGAAACGGCCAACGAAGCCACGGAAGAAGAAGGAGCTCCCGCGTAA
- a CDS encoding RNA-binding protein, giving the protein MANAKASKTGEAARERMCIVTRQRADDVDLIRFVLDPNGVVVPDVKAVLPGRGAWVTARRDVLAQAVKRKAFSRALKSDVAPGGLDDIIERTNHVLHQQARGSLALARKAGLVVNGFAKVESALKSGKAHALLHATDAGADGVMKLDRLAGHVGVPVLRVLPHGEMGLALGLEHVIHAALLDGPGAARFLAPLRRLEAYGYGSDVPGNSIDGSTQRAEGSVLGDKTAV; this is encoded by the coding sequence ATGGCAAACGCCAAGGCGAGCAAGACAGGCGAGGCTGCGCGCGAGCGCATGTGCATCGTCACGCGCCAACGCGCCGATGACGTTGATCTGATCCGCTTTGTGCTCGACCCCAATGGGGTCGTTGTTCCCGATGTCAAAGCCGTGTTACCGGGCCGTGGCGCCTGGGTGACGGCACGGCGCGATGTGTTGGCGCAGGCGGTCAAACGCAAAGCGTTTTCGCGTGCGCTGAAATCGGACGTGGCGCCCGGCGGACTTGATGATATTATTGAGCGGACGAACCATGTGCTGCATCAGCAAGCGCGTGGGTCCTTGGCGCTGGCGCGCAAGGCGGGGCTCGTCGTCAATGGCTTTGCGAAAGTCGAAAGCGCGCTGAAAAGCGGCAAGGCCCATGCTTTGCTGCACGCAACCGACGCGGGCGCCGATGGCGTGATGAAATTGGACCGGCTTGCAGGCCATGTGGGCGTGCCGGTTTTACGTGTTTTACCACACGGCGAAATGGGTTTGGCATTAGGGCTGGAACATGTGATACATGCGGCCCTTCTAGACGGTCCGGGTGCTGCGCGGTTTCTCGCCCCCTTACGGCGGCTTGAAGCCTATGGCTATGGCAGCGATGTGCCAGGCAACAGCATTGATGGATCAACGCAGCGGGCGGAAGGCTCGGTGCTGGGAGACAAGACGGCAGTATGA
- the infB gene encoding translation initiation factor IF-2 — MSDQDTTDEKGAREPASGKRTLSLKPSTGTVRQSFSHGRSNSVVVEKRKRRIVMPGDSPAPSESTAEAAKPTPKVVTQTKRRVIKPGAASGTSKPAAETARSATNAEQEARLNALKQAQQREIEEAKAAAEEAKRRAEEDARLKKEAEEEAARLAEEAKLAAEAEARKPKVKEKPVVEDEPVAVAAPKRGAPDEAAPSRGRGGDSRKRAETPTPARPTPRTDERRRSKLTITRALNDDGNQRGRSMAAMRRRQEKARRGQQPTGPREKVLREVTIPDAITIQELANRMAERSVDVIKVLMTQGQMLTVNDVIDADTAQLIAEELGHTVKRVSEADVEEGLFSTETTDDDEGASPRPPVVTIMGHVDHGKTSLLDAIRNANVVQGEAGGITQHIGAYQVEKNGQQISFIDTPGHEAFTSMRARGAKATDIVILVVAADDSVMPTTVEAINHTRAGEVPMIVAINKMDKPEADPNRVRTDLLRYEVQVEGMGGEVQDVEVSATTGQGLDSLLDAILLQAEIMELKANPDRAAEGVVIEAQLDKGRGPVATVLVQRGTLRKGDILVAGGAWARVRALINDHGEQVDEAGPSAPVEVLGFQDTPSAGDPFAVVETEARAREITEYRQRQIREKTATNLGMARGSLEQMMTRLQESNLKEFPILVKGDVQGSVEAIAQAVEKIGNEEVAARVIHAAPGGVTESDIALAAASEAPIIAFNVRANKQARDTAQAEGIEIRYYNIIYDLVDDIKAAMEGLLSPERRETMLGNAEILEVFNITKVGKVAGCTVTDGKVERGSGVRLIRDSVVIHEGKLKTLKRFKDEVPEVSAGQECGMAFENYEDIRKGDVIECFRVEEVARKL; from the coding sequence ATGAGTGATCAAGACACAACCGACGAAAAAGGCGCACGCGAACCGGCAAGCGGGAAGCGTACCCTGTCGCTGAAACCCTCAACGGGTACCGTGCGGCAGAGCTTTTCCCATGGCCGATCCAATTCGGTCGTGGTCGAGAAGCGCAAACGCCGGATCGTTATGCCAGGCGATAGCCCGGCACCCAGCGAATCCACGGCCGAGGCAGCCAAGCCAACGCCGAAGGTGGTGACGCAGACCAAACGCCGGGTGATCAAGCCCGGCGCGGCAAGTGGCACGTCCAAGCCTGCAGCAGAGACCGCGCGTAGCGCGACCAATGCTGAGCAGGAAGCACGCCTCAATGCCCTGAAGCAGGCACAGCAGCGCGAGATCGAAGAGGCCAAGGCTGCAGCCGAAGAGGCCAAGCGCCGCGCTGAAGAAGACGCGCGCCTGAAGAAGGAAGCTGAGGAAGAGGCGGCGCGCCTTGCCGAGGAAGCCAAATTGGCTGCCGAGGCTGAGGCCCGCAAGCCGAAGGTGAAAGAAAAGCCGGTCGTTGAAGACGAGCCGGTTGCTGTCGCTGCGCCCAAGCGCGGCGCGCCCGACGAGGCTGCGCCCTCTCGCGGTCGCGGCGGCGATTCGCGCAAACGCGCCGAAACACCGACGCCGGCCAGACCGACACCGCGAACTGATGAACGTCGTCGTTCGAAGCTCACAATCACGCGTGCGCTCAATGATGATGGCAATCAGCGCGGTCGTTCGATGGCCGCCATGCGCCGTCGTCAGGAGAAAGCCCGTCGTGGCCAGCAGCCGACCGGTCCGCGCGAAAAAGTGTTGCGTGAGGTCACCATTCCGGACGCGATCACCATTCAGGAGCTGGCCAACCGTATGGCTGAGCGCTCCGTGGACGTGATCAAGGTTTTGATGACGCAGGGCCAGATGCTGACGGTGAACGATGTCATCGACGCTGACACCGCCCAGCTGATCGCCGAGGAACTTGGTCATACCGTCAAACGCGTCTCCGAGGCTGACGTGGAAGAAGGTCTCTTCTCCACCGAAACCACGGACGATGACGAAGGCGCATCGCCGCGTCCGCCGGTCGTGACCATTATGGGTCACGTCGATCACGGTAAGACGTCGCTGCTTGATGCGATCCGTAACGCCAATGTCGTGCAAGGCGAGGCCGGTGGTATCACCCAGCATATTGGTGCCTATCAGGTGGAAAAGAACGGCCAGCAGATTTCGTTCATCGATACGCCCGGCCACGAAGCCTTCACTTCGATGCGCGCGCGCGGAGCCAAGGCCACTGACATCGTGATCCTCGTGGTCGCAGCCGACGATAGCGTCATGCCGACAACGGTTGAGGCGATCAATCATACCCGCGCCGGTGAGGTGCCGATGATTGTGGCCATCAACAAGATGGATAAGCCTGAAGCCGATCCAAACCGCGTGCGTACAGATTTGCTTCGTTACGAAGTTCAGGTTGAAGGCATGGGCGGTGAGGTCCAGGACGTGGAAGTGTCCGCGACCACCGGCCAGGGTCTCGACAGTCTGCTCGATGCCATCCTCCTTCAGGCAGAAATCATGGAGCTGAAGGCGAACCCGGATCGGGCCGCCGAAGGCGTGGTAATCGAAGCGCAGCTCGACAAGGGGCGTGGCCCAGTTGCCACCGTGCTTGTGCAGCGCGGAACCCTGCGAAAAGGCGACATTCTGGTCGCCGGTGGCGCTTGGGCGCGTGTGCGCGCCCTAATCAACGATCATGGCGAGCAGGTTGATGAAGCTGGTCCATCCGCGCCAGTTGAGGTGCTCGGCTTCCAGGACACACCATCAGCGGGCGATCCCTTTGCCGTTGTGGAAACCGAGGCTCGCGCGCGTGAAATCACCGAATACCGTCAGCGTCAGATCCGCGAGAAGACCGCCACCAACCTTGGTATGGCGCGTGGCTCGCTTGAGCAGATGATGACGCGCTTGCAGGAATCGAACCTTAAAGAGTTCCCGATTCTGGTCAAAGGCGATGTCCAGGGCTCGGTTGAGGCCATCGCGCAAGCCGTTGAAAAGATTGGTAATGAAGAGGTTGCCGCTCGTGTTATCCACGCTGCCCCCGGTGGCGTGACCGAGAGCGATATCGCGCTCGCTGCGGCCTCCGAGGCGCCGATCATCGCGTTCAACGTGCGTGCCAACAAGCAGGCCCGTGACACCGCGCAGGCCGAAGGCATCGAGATTCGCTACTACAACATCATCTACGATCTGGTGGATGACATCAAAGCCGCCATGGAAGGTTTGCTTTCGCCAGAACGCCGCGAGACGATGCTTGGCAATGCCGAGATTTTGGAGGTGTTCAACATCACCAAGGTCGGCAAGGTGGCCGGTTGTACGGTGACCGATGGCAAGGTGGAGCGCGGCTCCGGCGTGCGCCTGATCCGCGATTCGGTGGTGATCCACGAAGGCAAGCTGAAAACGCTCAAGCGCTTCAAGGACGAAGTGCCGGAAGTCAGCGCTGGCCAGGAATGCGGTATGGCGTTTGAGAACTACGAAGACATTCGCAAAGGCGATGTGATCGAGTGCTTCCGTGTCGAAGAGGTCGCACGCAAGCTCTAA